Proteins from one Deinococcus grandis genomic window:
- a CDS encoding PepSY-associated TM helix domain-containing protein, whose translation MPSPSPSRPMALYRAAWRWHFYAGVFVTPFLLLLALTGLVMLFAPQIERLQYRAFLTVTPGQTALSLDRQIDAVRPLYPAGEVTRVRPPASPTQSTQVAVTTQGRDLTVYVNPYTAQVLGQVDQASRVNTVAEKIHGTLLLGDTGDRILELASGWALVLTATGLFLWWPRPVKGRRAWRAAFIPQRAPGRAGWKHLHATLGFWVAGILVFFLLTGMAWTGVWGGKIVQAWNTFPALVYGAPKSTLPTATLNREGEKAVPWNLEQTPLPTSGSGAGTPGVTGPVTLDAVNRYAAAQLPSYWIALPGSRDGVYTISASTMSGDLTDARRDLTLHLDQYSGRELARVGWNEYSLGAKGMAAGIALHQGRHGPLNYALALLSCAVIAFLCVSGVVMWWLRRPAAARRLHAPPMPNPVIWKGGVAIMAALGIAFPLVGVSLVAVLLLDLLLRRLPAVKAVLS comes from the coding sequence ATGCCCTCGCCGTCTCCGTCCCGGCCCATGGCGCTCTACCGCGCCGCGTGGCGCTGGCACTTCTACGCTGGCGTGTTCGTCACGCCCTTCCTGCTCCTCCTCGCCCTGACCGGCCTGGTCATGCTGTTCGCCCCGCAGATCGAGCGCCTGCAGTACCGCGCCTTCCTCACCGTCACGCCCGGCCAGACCGCCCTCTCCCTCGACCGGCAGATAGATGCCGTGCGGCCGCTCTACCCGGCCGGAGAGGTCACCCGCGTCCGGCCCCCCGCATCCCCCACCCAGAGCACCCAGGTCGCCGTCACCACCCAGGGCCGTGACCTGACCGTGTACGTCAACCCGTACACCGCGCAGGTCCTCGGACAGGTCGATCAGGCCAGCCGGGTCAACACGGTCGCCGAGAAGATCCACGGCACCCTCCTGCTCGGTGACACCGGAGACCGCATCCTGGAACTCGCCAGCGGCTGGGCACTCGTCCTGACTGCCACGGGCCTCTTCCTGTGGTGGCCCCGGCCCGTGAAAGGCCGCCGTGCCTGGCGCGCCGCCTTCATCCCGCAGCGCGCCCCCGGCCGGGCCGGCTGGAAGCACCTGCATGCCACCCTGGGCTTCTGGGTGGCGGGCATTCTGGTGTTCTTCCTGCTGACTGGCATGGCCTGGACCGGCGTGTGGGGCGGGAAGATCGTGCAGGCCTGGAACACCTTCCCCGCTCTGGTCTACGGCGCCCCCAAGAGCACGCTGCCCACCGCCACCCTGAACCGCGAAGGGGAAAAGGCCGTGCCATGGAACCTCGAGCAGACCCCACTCCCCACCTCCGGTTCCGGTGCAGGCACCCCCGGCGTGACCGGACCCGTCACCCTGGACGCCGTGAACCGCTACGCGGCCGCGCAACTCCCCAGCTACTGGATCGCACTGCCCGGCAGCCGGGACGGCGTGTACACGATCAGTGCCAGCACCATGAGCGGCGACCTGACCGACGCGCGCCGCGACCTGACCCTGCACCTCGACCAATACAGCGGCCGGGAACTTGCCCGCGTCGGCTGGAATGAGTACAGCCTGGGCGCCAAGGGCATGGCCGCCGGTATCGCCCTGCACCAAGGCCGGCACGGCCCGCTGAACTACGCCCTGGCCCTGCTGTCCTGCGCGGTGATCGCGTTCCTGTGCGTGAGTGGCGTCGTGATGTGGTGGCTGCGCCGACCCGCCGCGGCCCGCCGCCTGCACGCGCCGCCCATGCCCAACCCGGTGATCTGGAAAGGTGGCGTGGCGATCATGGCCGCGCTGGGCATCGCGTTCCCCCTGGTCGGGGTGAGTCTCGTCGCGGTGCTGCTGCTGGACCTGCTGCTGCGCCGCCTGCCTGCCGTGAAGGCGGTCCTGTCGTGA